Proteins co-encoded in one Erinaceus europaeus chromosome 2, mEriEur2.1, whole genome shotgun sequence genomic window:
- the RPL13A gene encoding large ribosomal subunit protein uL13 isoform X1, translated as MAEGQQVLILDGRGHLLGRLAAIVAKQVLLGRKVVVVRCEGINISGNFYRNKLKYLAFLRKRMNTNPSRGPYHFRAPSRIFWRTVRGMLPHKTKRGQAALDRLKVFDGIPPPYDKKKRMVVPAALKVVRLKPTRKFAYLGRLAHEVGWKYQAVTATLEEKRKEKAKMHYRRKKQLMRLRKQAEKNAEKKICKFTEVLKTHGLLV; from the exons ATGGcggaggggcag CAGGTCTTGATCCTCGATGGCCGAGGCCATCTCCTGGGCCGCCTGGCGGCCATCGTGGCCAAGCAGGTGCTGCTGG gccggaaggtggtggtggtgcgctGCGAGGGCATCAACATTTCTGGCAACTTCTACCGGAACAAGC TGAAGTACCTGGCCTTTCTCCGCAAGCGGATGAACACCAACCCCTCCCGCGGCCCCTACCACTTCCGCGCCCCCAGCCGCATCTTCTGGAGGACCGTGCGGG ggatgcTGCCCCACAAGACCAAGCGGGGCCAGGCCGCCCTGGACCGGCTGAAGGTGTTTGACGGCATCCCGCCCCCGTACGACAAG AAAAAGCGGATGGTGGTGCCGGCTGCCCTCAAGGTCGTGCGTCTGAAGCCAACGAGGAAG tTTGCCTACCTGGGGCGCCTGGCTCACGAAGTGGGCTGGAAGTACCAGGCGGTGACGGCCACCCTGGAGGAGAAGCGCAAGGAGAAGGCCAAGATGCATTACCGCAGGAAGAAGCAGCTGATG AGGCTACGGAAACAGGCCGAGAAGAACGCCGAGAAGAAGATCTGCAAGTTCACAGAGGTCCTTAAGACCCACGGACTCCTGGTCTGA
- the RPL13A gene encoding large ribosomal subunit protein uL13 isoform X2, with amino-acid sequence MAEGQVLILDGRGHLLGRLAAIVAKQVLLGRKVVVVRCEGINISGNFYRNKLKYLAFLRKRMNTNPSRGPYHFRAPSRIFWRTVRGMLPHKTKRGQAALDRLKVFDGIPPPYDKKKRMVVPAALKVVRLKPTRKFAYLGRLAHEVGWKYQAVTATLEEKRKEKAKMHYRRKKQLMRLRKQAEKNAEKKICKFTEVLKTHGLLV; translated from the exons ATGGcggaggggcag GTCTTGATCCTCGATGGCCGAGGCCATCTCCTGGGCCGCCTGGCGGCCATCGTGGCCAAGCAGGTGCTGCTGG gccggaaggtggtggtggtgcgctGCGAGGGCATCAACATTTCTGGCAACTTCTACCGGAACAAGC TGAAGTACCTGGCCTTTCTCCGCAAGCGGATGAACACCAACCCCTCCCGCGGCCCCTACCACTTCCGCGCCCCCAGCCGCATCTTCTGGAGGACCGTGCGGG ggatgcTGCCCCACAAGACCAAGCGGGGCCAGGCCGCCCTGGACCGGCTGAAGGTGTTTGACGGCATCCCGCCCCCGTACGACAAG AAAAAGCGGATGGTGGTGCCGGCTGCCCTCAAGGTCGTGCGTCTGAAGCCAACGAGGAAG tTTGCCTACCTGGGGCGCCTGGCTCACGAAGTGGGCTGGAAGTACCAGGCGGTGACGGCCACCCTGGAGGAGAAGCGCAAGGAGAAGGCCAAGATGCATTACCGCAGGAAGAAGCAGCTGATG AGGCTACGGAAACAGGCCGAGAAGAACGCCGAGAAGAAGATCTGCAAGTTCACAGAGGTCCTTAAGACCCACGGACTCCTGGTCTGA